A single window of Marinitoga litoralis DNA harbors:
- the gmk gene encoding guanylate kinase, whose translation MTKGILYVVSGPSGVGKSSIIKNAMSKLQGFAFSVSYTTRPPRPGEVDGKDYFFISEEEFNKMIENDEFLEYAEVHGQLKGTSKKHIEDLLNKGYNVVLDIDVQGALNVIRKMPKDTVLTFIAPPSYSELKKRLINRGTEREEDLKVRLEDAKWELSQINQFHYLIVNEDLNEAINQLISIFIAEQIKTSRVIEHLGKYSFFKVEEE comes from the coding sequence ATGACAAAAGGGATACTATATGTAGTTAGTGGTCCTAGTGGAGTAGGAAAGTCATCGATTATAAAAAATGCAATGTCCAAATTACAAGGATTTGCATTTTCTGTTTCCTACACAACAAGGCCTCCTCGACCAGGTGAAGTGGATGGAAAAGATTATTTTTTCATAAGTGAAGAAGAATTTAATAAAATGATTGAAAATGATGAATTTTTAGAGTATGCCGAGGTTCATGGCCAATTAAAAGGTACATCTAAAAAACATATAGAAGATTTATTAAATAAAGGATATAATGTTGTTTTGGATATTGATGTTCAAGGAGCATTAAATGTAATAAGGAAAATGCCTAAAGATACCGTACTTACTTTCATCGCTCCTCCTTCATATTCGGAGTTGAAAAAAAGACTTATCAATAGAGGAACTGAGAGAGAGGAAGATTTAAAGGTAAGATTAGAAGATGCGAAATGGGAATTATCTCAAATAAATCAATTTCACTATTTAATAGTGAATGAAGATTTAAATGAGGCAATAAATCAACTTATATCTATATTTATAGCCGAACAAATAAAAACAAGTAGAGTTATTGAACATTTAGGAAAATATTCATTTTTCAAAGTGGAGGAGGAATAA
- a CDS encoding DNA-directed RNA polymerase subunit omega, with the protein MSMDFNYDEIIKKVGFKYAVPVMVAKRVQVLKEDGFDTTSKPLVKTSDNNLVTIAFKEIEKGYVRLKNKDKLEEIKPEVK; encoded by the coding sequence ATGTCAATGGATTTTAATTACGATGAAATTATAAAAAAAGTAGGTTTTAAATATGCAGTTCCAGTTATGGTGGCTAAAAGGGTACAAGTTTTAAAAGAAGATGGATTTGATACAACTTCAAAACCATTGGTTAAAACTTCAGATAATAATTTGGTTACCATAGCATTTAAAGAAATAGAAAAAGGTTATGTAAGATTAAAGAATAAAGATAAGTTAGAGGAAATAAAACCTGAGGTGAAATAG
- a CDS encoding HEAT repeat domain-containing protein — protein sequence MANPIIEAYKILQERIRQENMKLYLELLDSKVSTVKAKSIQELQKQKVEITHMHEMLKDNSPNVRLSALKYLEKMGRLDCDILKELFNDISPVVRKETIRLYLSLGCEDIEAIYPLTKDPDFKVRFQLVNSFIEFYPEDLDKIRDKFKDDPNPQIKILLNVSENISEIILSEDVPISLKKLILKRYFESNDSVTVFNTFSTIYNESNKDIKLLLIKFISGLPCEISKTFFTNKIDEEADIEILFELVNKGKKICGNDIIQDWVIDKFIDSENPKIKNFGFKLAMEKDDMNYVDYARSLLDVVEDDMLSGAVSYLLHFLDYTLLEKVPDFLNSLSSKRKNFALQIIKKLKADQFLLEVSQIAENKLYPLNLRKNALSILKILKANNYWETPYKILKDENENGALKLTALTVLLKLNPEVVPSVLE from the coding sequence ATGGCTAATCCAATTATTGAAGCATATAAAATATTGCAAGAAAGAATAAGACAAGAAAATATGAAATTATATTTAGAATTATTAGACTCAAAAGTATCTACTGTAAAAGCAAAGTCTATTCAAGAACTGCAAAAACAAAAGGTAGAAATTACTCATATGCATGAGATGTTAAAAGATAATAGTCCAAATGTTAGATTATCAGCATTAAAATATTTAGAAAAAATGGGAAGGTTAGATTGTGATATTTTAAAAGAGTTATTTAATGATATATCTCCTGTTGTTAGAAAAGAAACGATAAGATTATATCTTTCATTAGGATGTGAAGATATTGAAGCAATATATCCTTTGACAAAGGATCCTGACTTTAAAGTGAGATTTCAATTAGTAAATTCTTTTATAGAATTTTATCCTGAAGACTTAGATAAAATAAGGGATAAGTTTAAAGACGACCCTAATCCACAAATAAAAATATTATTAAATGTTTCTGAAAATATTAGTGAAATAATATTATCAGAGGATGTTCCTATTTCTTTAAAAAAGTTAATTTTAAAAAGATATTTTGAATCAAATGATTCTGTGACTGTTTTTAATACATTTAGTACAATATATAATGAATCAAATAAAGATATAAAATTATTATTAATTAAATTTATCTCAGGCCTTCCATGTGAGATATCAAAAACATTTTTTACAAATAAAATTGATGAAGAAGCGGATATTGAAATATTATTTGAGTTAGTAAATAAGGGTAAGAAAATATGTGGAAATGATATAATTCAAGATTGGGTTATTGATAAGTTTATTGATTCAGAAAATCCAAAAATTAAAAATTTTGGATTTAAATTAGCTATGGAAAAAGATGATATGAATTATGTTGATTATGCTAGAAGCTTATTAGATGTAGTTGAAGATGATATGTTAAGTGGTGCTGTATCATATTTGTTGCATTTTTTAGATTATACATTATTAGAAAAAGTGCCAGATTTTTTAAATTCATTATCTTCAAAAAGAAAGAATTTTGCTTTACAAATAATAAAAAAATTAAAAGCAGATCAGTTTTTACTAGAAGTTTCTCAAATTGCAGAGAATAAATTATATCCGTTAAACTTGAGAAAAAATGCATTGAGTATATTAAAAATATTAAAAGCAAATAATTATTGGGAGACACCATATAAAATATTAAAAGATGAAAATGAGAATGGAGCTTTAAAACTAACAGCATTAACAGTATTATTAAAATTAAATCCTGAGGTAGTTCCTAGTGTTCTTGAATGA
- a CDS encoding ComF family protein, with amino-acid sequence MPSNSIKRNINIYFSSVYEDPMSNLIKEFKFKSNINFAKIFAKLIYNTYKYYNIEFENAPEILYIPSTIDHLKNRGYNPVKLIAKELHKITGFEISNDLKINKKYSKSQIDAKNYFERKTQIKGKFKFVGSNKKNYILIDDVYTTGATVEEAINEIRGNVIPIILCKNVKNR; translated from the coding sequence ATGCCATCAAATAGTATAAAAAGAAATATTAATATTTACTTTTCTAGCGTATACGAAGATCCAATGTCAAATTTAATTAAAGAGTTTAAATTTAAAAGCAATATTAATTTTGCGAAAATTTTCGCAAAATTAATATATAATACATATAAATATTATAATATTGAATTTGAAAATGCTCCAGAAATATTATATATCCCATCAACAATTGATCATTTAAAAAATAGAGGATATAATCCAGTGAAATTAATAGCTAAAGAATTACATAAGATAACAGGTTTTGAAATAAGCAATGATTTGAAAATTAATAAAAAATATTCTAAATCTCAAATAGATGCAAAAAATTATTTTGAAAGAAAAACTCAAATAAAAGGTAAATTTAAGTTTGTTGGCTCAAATAAGAAAAATTATATATTAATTGATGATGTTTATACAACAGGAGCGACAGTTGAAGAAGCGATAAATGAAATAAGAGGAAACGTAATTCCTATAATTCTTTGCAAAAATGTTAAAAATAGATAA
- a CDS encoding DUF4912 domain-containing protein gives MIIDKKLSNLLDSEEPSIQELRNIAKNMGIKLKRSMRKKDIIRVIKNKLIQLKEEGLITETSYTYSLNKISIGNINLIDDKPLNKNMLIITSVNAHWIYAQWFFSKELRMKISNMPENIKLVMRFYEIKENTFEDINRIYESNNDLRNYKSYYFFVPEPNVEYIAEIGYLDYDKNFIPLIKSNKIKMPSEKINISENLVIYNLKSNKKKKIRKKVDVNIVEKIPSLAAGNMALHQLGDKPPISGGGSFVWNLYSRGTKK, from the coding sequence ATGATAATTGATAAAAAGCTTTCCAATTTATTAGATAGTGAAGAGCCTAGTATTCAGGAATTAAGGAATATTGCAAAAAATATGGGAATAAAATTAAAAAGATCAATGAGAAAAAAGGATATAATAAGGGTTATAAAAAACAAATTGATTCAATTAAAAGAGGAAGGTCTTATAACAGAAACTTCATATACGTATTCATTAAATAAAATTTCGATAGGAAATATAAATCTCATTGATGATAAACCATTAAATAAAAATATGCTTATTATAACAAGTGTAAATGCTCATTGGATATATGCTCAATGGTTTTTTTCAAAAGAATTAAGAATGAAAATAAGTAATATGCCAGAAAATATTAAACTTGTCATGAGATTTTATGAAATAAAAGAAAACACCTTTGAAGATATTAATAGAATATATGAATCAAATAATGATTTAAGAAATTATAAAAGTTATTATTTTTTTGTTCCAGAACCAAATGTTGAATATATTGCAGAAATAGGATATTTGGATTATGATAAAAATTTTATTCCGTTAATTAAAAGTAATAAAATTAAAATGCCATCTGAAAAAATAAATATATCAGAAAACTTAGTAATATATAATTTAAAATCAAATAAAAAGAAGAAAATTAGAAAAAAAGTTGATGTAAATATTGTAGAAAAGATTCCTAGTTTAGCAGCTGGAAATATGGCATTACATCAATTAGGAGATAAACCTCCTATTTCTGGTGGAGGCTCGTTTGTTTGGAATTTGTATTCTAGGGGGACAAAGAAATGA
- a CDS encoding glycoside hydrolase family 57 protein yields the protein MNQRESGKMIFVLHSHLPYVRHPDYEEFMEERWLFEAITETYIPLIKMFKNLEAKEIDFKLIMSFSPTLIEMLNSIDLQEKYIRYLKKIIELAEKEYERTKDEEIIKHKMANYYLNNFRDILYIFEKEYNKNILMAFKEYEEKGYLELITTSATHAVLPIYSEYPEIIKYQIKYGLETFKNTFGHYPKGFWLPEMGYYEGLDEKLKEFGIEYFFVEKHGLIYGNPYPIYDVYYPVMTNSNVFVFGRDKENNMDVFDVETGYLTDPRYREFYRDIGFDREYEYIKDYIDKSGVRCNTGIKYYKITGKDKELYDKLLYDIDEAYVAVKEDSKDFIQKRINQIKKLKEKYDNITPILTYAFDTEFFGHWWYEGVMFLEKLIEYVYYNDEISLTTPEEVINEIEEVQVLQPSKSSWGINGYFEEWINGNNDWIYPAIHEMIEIFESKKDNENKDILNMMLKEIMLTQSSDWAFIISSGTTVEYAVNRIKTHVKRFFELNAMLNSGKSDKNKLKYYMWMDKIFENIDFSTFCD from the coding sequence ATGAATCAACGCGAATCAGGAAAAATGATATTTGTATTACATTCACATTTGCCATATGTTAGACATCCAGATTATGAAGAGTTTATGGAAGAAAGATGGTTATTTGAAGCAATTACAGAAACATATATACCTTTAATTAAAATGTTTAAAAATTTAGAAGCTAAAGAAATAGATTTTAAATTGATTATGAGTTTTTCCCCAACATTAATAGAAATGTTAAATAGTATAGATTTGCAAGAAAAATATATTAGATATTTAAAAAAAATAATAGAATTAGCAGAAAAAGAATATGAAAGAACTAAAGATGAAGAAATAATTAAACATAAAATGGCTAATTATTATTTAAATAATTTCAGAGATATATTATATATTTTTGAAAAAGAATATAATAAAAATATATTAATGGCTTTTAAAGAGTATGAAGAAAAAGGTTATTTAGAATTAATAACAACATCAGCAACACATGCTGTATTACCAATATATTCTGAGTATCCCGAGATAATAAAATATCAAATAAAATATGGTTTAGAAACATTCAAAAACACCTTCGGTCATTATCCAAAAGGTTTTTGGTTACCAGAGATGGGGTATTATGAGGGATTAGATGAAAAATTAAAAGAGTTTGGTATAGAATATTTTTTTGTTGAAAAACATGGATTAATTTACGGTAACCCATATCCTATATACGATGTGTATTATCCTGTAATGACAAATTCTAATGTATTTGTATTTGGAAGAGATAAAGAAAATAATATGGATGTTTTTGATGTAGAGACAGGTTATTTAACAGATCCTAGATATAGGGAGTTCTATAGGGATATTGGATTTGATAGAGAATATGAATATATTAAAGATTATATTGATAAAAGTGGAGTTAGATGTAATACTGGAATAAAATATTATAAAATTACAGGAAAAGATAAAGAATTATATGATAAACTATTATATGATATTGATGAAGCGTATGTTGCTGTTAAAGAAGATTCAAAAGATTTTATTCAAAAAAGAATAAATCAAATAAAAAAATTAAAGGAAAAATATGATAATATAACACCTATTTTAACTTATGCATTTGATACAGAGTTTTTTGGACATTGGTGGTATGAAGGGGTTATGTTTTTAGAAAAGTTAATTGAATATGTGTATTATAATGATGAAATATCCTTAACAACTCCGGAAGAAGTAATAAATGAAATAGAAGAAGTGCAAGTATTACAACCTTCAAAATCATCCTGGGGAATAAATGGATATTTTGAAGAGTGGATAAATGGAAATAATGATTGGATTTATCCTGCGATACATGAAATGATAGAAATATTTGAAAGTAAAAAAGATAATGAAAATAAGGATATTTTAAATATGATGTTAAAAGAAATAATGCTTACACAATCAAGCGATTGGGCGTTTATTATCAGTTCTGGAACAACTGTGGAATATGCCGTTAACAGAATTAAAACACACGTGAAACGTTTTTTTGAACTAAATGCAATGCTTAATAGTGGAAAAAGTGATAAAAATAAGTTAAAATATTATATGTGGATGGATAAAATTTTTGAGAATATAGATTTTTCAACATTTTGCGATTAA
- a CDS encoding 2-oxoacid:acceptor oxidoreductase family protein, with protein sequence MPEKYFEIRWHGRAGQGAKSASQFLTEAAVEAGLYSTAFPEYGAERSGAPMKAFNRIAEVPIRIRSGIENPDVVVVFDDTMLGLPDITAGLAEDKILLVNTVLSPEEVREKTGFKGKIYTIPATDIALEEIKRGIPNTVMIGALVKLTNVVPLDAIKSKVKKTFEKKFSPEVVEANIRAVERGYQEVKGDA encoded by the coding sequence GTGCCAGAAAAATACTTTGAAATCAGATGGCATGGAAGAGCTGGTCAAGGAGCAAAAAGTGCTTCACAATTCTTGACAGAAGCTGCTGTGGAAGCAGGATTATATTCTACAGCTTTCCCAGAATATGGTGCAGAAAGATCAGGTGCGCCAATGAAAGCTTTCAACAGAATAGCAGAAGTTCCAATTAGAATAAGAAGCGGTATCGAAAATCCAGATGTTGTTGTTGTATTTGATGATACAATGTTAGGATTACCAGATATAACAGCAGGTTTAGCAGAAGATAAGATCTTATTAGTAAATACTGTATTATCTCCTGAGGAAGTAAGAGAAAAAACAGGATTCAAAGGAAAAATATATACAATTCCAGCAACAGACATTGCTTTAGAAGAAATTAAAAGAGGTATTCCAAACACTGTTATGATTGGTGCATTAGTTAAATTAACAAATGTTGTTCCTCTAGATGCTATAAAAAGTAAAGTTAAGAAAACATTTGAGAAAAAATTCTCACCTGAAGTTGTAGAAGCAAATATAAGAGCTGTTGAAAGAGGTTATCAGGAGGTGAAAGGCGATGCCTAA
- a CDS encoding 4Fe-4S binding protein gives MPKYDSWKEMPIAGVIDKPATAREYNTGTWRIMRPIINKDACINCMQCWLYCPDMAINGRVKEDGKTEMLGFDYNYCKGCGTCAEICPVNAIEMKPETEFLK, from the coding sequence ATGCCTAAATATGATAGCTGGAAAGAAATGCCTATTGCTGGTGTTATAGATAAACCAGCTACAGCAAGAGAATATAATACAGGTACATGGAGAATAATGAGACCGATTATAAATAAAGATGCATGTATTAATTGTATGCAATGTTGGTTATATTGTCCAGATATGGCAATTAATGGAAGAGTAAAAGAAGATGGGAAAACAGAAATGTTAGGATTTGATTATAATTACTGTAAAGGTTGCGGAACTTGTGCGGAAATTTGTCCTGTAAACGCAATTGAAATGAAACCTGAAACGGAATTTTTGAAATAA
- the porA gene encoding pyruvate ferredoxin oxidoreductase, which produces MPTRLAVTGAAAVAHAMRQINPDVVAAYPITPQTPIVEYYAQFVADGLVDTVMVPVESEHSAMSAVVGSAAAGARTMTATAANGLALMFEVVYIAASMRLPIVMPIVNRALSGPINIHGDHSDAYSVRDAGWIQLFSENSQEAYDMTIIATKLAEREEVLTPAMVNLDGFITSHGVEGVDLLDDEVVRDFVGIWEPKYPLLDVDNPITHGPLDLFDYYFEHHRQQQEGLKNAYKALPEVFAEYEKISGRKYDFLDLYRMEDAEYVMIVLNSAASTAKYVVDELREQGIKAGLIKPWVFTPFPKKELLAALEGRKAIMVLDRAMSFGKEAPLYSLVKSALYEAKDRPMIGSYVYGLGGRDVTPAMLKVPFEDALKGDLDPNEERYLGLKE; this is translated from the coding sequence ATGCCTACAAGATTAGCGGTAACTGGTGCAGCTGCAGTAGCTCATGCTATGAGACAAATTAATCCTGATGTAGTAGCTGCATACCCAATAACACCACAAACACCAATTGTTGAATATTATGCACAATTTGTAGCTGATGGACTTGTAGATACAGTAATGGTACCAGTTGAATCTGAACATTCTGCAATGAGTGCTGTTGTTGGTTCTGCAGCAGCAGGAGCAAGAACAATGACAGCTACAGCAGCTAACGGTTTAGCATTAATGTTTGAAGTTGTATATATAGCAGCATCAATGAGATTACCTATTGTTATGCCAATAGTTAACAGGGCATTATCAGGACCAATTAACATTCACGGAGACCATTCAGATGCATATTCAGTAAGAGATGCTGGGTGGATACAATTATTCTCTGAAAATTCACAAGAAGCATATGATATGACAATAATTGCTACAAAATTAGCAGAAAGAGAAGAAGTTTTAACACCTGCAATGGTTAACTTAGATGGATTTATTACATCTCACGGTGTTGAAGGTGTAGATTTATTAGATGATGAAGTAGTAAGAGATTTTGTTGGAATTTGGGAACCAAAATATCCATTATTAGATGTTGATAATCCAATTACACATGGTCCATTAGATTTATTTGACTACTACTTTGAACATCATAGACAACAACAAGAAGGTTTAAAAAATGCATATAAAGCATTACCAGAAGTATTTGCTGAATATGAAAAAATTTCTGGAAGAAAATATGATTTCTTAGATTTATATAGAATGGAAGATGCAGAATATGTTATGATTGTTTTAAACTCAGCTGCATCAACAGCTAAATACGTTGTAGATGAATTAAGAGAACAAGGTATTAAAGCTGGTTTAATTAAACCTTGGGTATTTACACCATTCCCTAAAAAAGAATTATTAGCTGCTTTAGAAGGAAGAAAAGCTATTATGGTTCTTGATAGGGCAATGTCATTTGGTAAAGAAGCTCCATTATATTCATTAGTAAAATCCGCATTATATGAAGCTAAAGATAGACCAATGATAGGTTCATACGTATATGGTTTAGGTGGAAGAGATGTAACACCTGCAATGTTAAAAGTTCCATTTGAAGATGCATTAAAAGGTGACTTAGATCCAAACGAAGAAAGATATCTTGGTTTAAAAGAATAA
- a CDS encoding thiamine pyrophosphate-dependent enzyme, translated as MPVNMKQLINLVEKEDWPFTQGHRLCPGCNAPMVAKWATMTAKALGYEPVVGAATGCLEVSTTIYPFTSWNVPYIHNAFENVAATITGAESAYRSLLNRGRIKTDKPIKFIAFGGDGGTYDIGLQSLSGAVERGHDFLYILYDNEGYMNTGNQRSGSTPPGADATTEPVGRKSTGKIQFKKNIVEIIGAHENVYAATAVTSDPFDFMAKVEKGLKHEGPAFIAVLAPCVRFWRIPESTGPQVTKLAMETKYWPVYEIDRGVYKITRKPRNFKPIEEYVNAVGRFRKALQHPEYKEMIEEMQRYVDTRWERLLKLEEVTKDLYLR; from the coding sequence GTGCCTGTAAATATGAAGCAATTAATTAATTTGGTAGAAAAAGAAGATTGGCCATTTACACAAGGACATAGGTTATGTCCAGGATGTAATGCACCAATGGTAGCAAAATGGGCTACAATGACTGCAAAAGCTTTAGGATATGAACCAGTAGTAGGTGCAGCAACAGGATGTTTAGAAGTTTCTACAACAATCTATCCATTCACATCATGGAATGTGCCATATATTCATAATGCATTTGAAAATGTTGCAGCTACAATTACTGGTGCTGAATCAGCATATAGATCATTATTAAATAGAGGAAGAATAAAAACAGATAAACCAATTAAATTTATAGCATTTGGTGGAGACGGTGGAACATACGATATTGGTCTTCAATCATTATCAGGAGCTGTAGAAAGAGGTCATGATTTCTTATACATCTTGTATGATAATGAAGGTTATATGAACACAGGTAACCAAAGATCAGGTTCTACACCTCCAGGTGCAGATGCAACAACTGAACCAGTAGGAAGAAAAAGTACAGGAAAAATACAATTTAAGAAAAATATAGTTGAAATAATCGGTGCTCATGAAAATGTATATGCTGCAACAGCTGTTACATCAGATCCATTTGACTTTATGGCTAAAGTTGAAAAAGGTTTAAAACATGAAGGGCCAGCATTTATTGCTGTTTTAGCTCCATGTGTAAGATTCTGGAGAATCCCAGAAAGTACTGGCCCACAAGTTACAAAATTGGCTATGGAAACAAAATACTGGCCAGTATATGAAATTGATAGAGGTGTTTACAAAATTACAAGAAAACCAAGAAACTTCAAGCCAATTGAAGAATATGTAAATGCAGTTGGAAGATTTAGAAAAGCATTACAACATCCAGAATACAAAGAAATGATTGAAGAAATGCAAAGATACGTAGATACAAGATGGGAAAGATTATTAAAATTAGAAGAAGTAACAAAAGATTTATACTTAAGATAA
- a CDS encoding peptidylprolyl isomerase: MRDWFLKWEKIIVWAIVILFTAGIVWWSVATYMGASRGGAVNTAKPSKDDAVAVITKDGTDLDYPYWIMSYEVNDEVSQLRQQYTAYGQTLDPVFDELSLSYNSVNQLFDIKVIEYYAENNGLLPTDKEVDTEFDKFIDDQIAKLKENEENWKKYLDYYQSEENLRNVIKSNYRNAYRTQLIIDRVKNSVSNISKEEGLKYLEENFEDLKTQYEEVKAQHILVSDEATANMIKEMIENKEITFEDAAAKYSKDTSNATSGGELGWFKHNTMVKPFEDASFGATVGELVGPVETDYGYHLIRVQDKKVFDNPADIMDKFPEIYTEIENKLKDEKFVSWLKDYKENEKLGLNYLDENLAYYNRYVELQKSNDEEKIREFVKELENLVFDENGEIAIETSTDEMAIYINTTNLLKSILEDRLDKFTKYLTLKDDVDEEILNLGLDKINEKYDEISNKMKDVEGEEYTQLLKERFKYEDAKEFLTLKDELKEYTEDQIKNGKVELEKELEILKANRIKVLDELFVEYPSSSKTIELYYQEAPENPEVALKYSQNKFNTYKQYLAYIDANSMFQYFGQQLREISFNLNRVAFSKASTETRIEALETLIDFNDIFSQDKFSKIGYLEEIKKLDPEYPGIDKMIEEAEKEYQESQNATATN; the protein is encoded by the coding sequence ATGAGAGATTGGTTCCTAAAATGGGAAAAAATAATAGTTTGGGCAATAGTTATACTATTTACAGCAGGTATAGTATGGTGGTCAGTTGCAACATATATGGGGGCATCAAGAGGAGGCGCTGTTAATACAGCAAAACCATCAAAAGATGATGCAGTAGCAGTAATTACAAAAGATGGAACAGATTTGGATTATCCATATTGGATAATGAGTTATGAAGTAAATGATGAGGTATCTCAATTAAGACAACAATATACAGCGTATGGTCAAACATTAGATCCTGTATTTGATGAATTATCCTTATCATATAATTCAGTAAACCAATTATTTGACATTAAGGTAATAGAATATTATGCTGAAAATAATGGATTATTACCTACAGATAAAGAAGTAGATACTGAATTCGATAAGTTTATTGATGATCAAATTGCAAAATTAAAAGAAAATGAAGAAAATTGGAAAAAATATTTAGATTATTATCAATCAGAAGAAAATTTAAGAAATGTTATTAAATCAAATTATAGAAATGCATATAGAACACAATTAATTATTGATAGAGTAAAGAATAGTGTTTCAAATATATCAAAAGAAGAAGGATTAAAATATTTAGAAGAGAATTTTGAAGATTTAAAAACTCAATATGAAGAAGTAAAAGCGCAACATATATTAGTTTCAGATGAAGCTACAGCAAATATGATAAAAGAAATGATAGAGAATAAAGAAATAACTTTTGAGGATGCAGCTGCAAAATATTCCAAAGATACATCGAATGCTACAAGTGGTGGAGAATTGGGTTGGTTTAAACACAATACAATGGTTAAACCATTTGAAGACGCATCATTTGGGGCAACTGTTGGAGAGTTGGTTGGGCCAGTAGAAACTGATTATGGATATCATTTAATTAGAGTTCAAGATAAAAAAGTATTTGATAATCCTGCAGATATAATGGATAAATTCCCAGAAATATATACAGAAATAGAAAACAAATTAAAAGATGAAAAATTCGTATCTTGGCTTAAAGATTACAAGGAAAATGAAAAATTAGGTTTAAATTATTTAGATGAAAATTTAGCATATTATAATAGATATGTTGAATTACAAAAATCAAATGATGAAGAAAAAATTAGAGAATTTGTAAAAGAATTAGAAAATTTAGTATTTGATGAAAATGGTGAAATAGCTATAGAAACATCAACAGATGAAATGGCAATATACATCAATACAACAAACTTATTAAAATCTATATTAGAAGATAGACTAGACAAATTCACAAAATACTTAACATTAAAAGATGATGTTGATGAAGAAATATTAAATCTTGGTTTAGACAAAATAAATGAAAAATACGATGAAATTAGTAATAAAATGAAAGATGTAGAAGGAGAAGAATATACACAGTTATTAAAAGAAAGATTTAAATATGAAGATGCAAAAGAATTCTTAACATTAAAAGACGAATTAAAAGAATATACAGAAGATCAAATCAAAAATGGAAAAGTTGAATTAGAAAAAGAATTAGAAATTTTAAAGGCAAATAGAATAAAAGTATTAGATGAATTATTTGTTGAATATCCAAGTTCTTCAAAAACAATAGAATTATATTACCAAGAAGCTCCAGAAAATCCTGAAGTAGCTTTAAAATATTCACAAAATAAATTTAATACATACAAACAATATTTAGCATATATAGATGCAAATTCTATGTTCCAATATTTTGGACAACAATTAAGAGAAATAAGCTTTAATTTAAACAGAGTTGCATTCTCTAAAGCATCTACTGAAACAAGAATAGAAGCATTAGAAACATTGATAGATTTCAATGATATTTTCTCTCAAGATAAATTCTCAAAAATTGGATACTTAGAAGAAATAAAAAAATTAGATCCAGAATATCCTGGAATAGATAAAATGATCGAAGAAGCTGAAAAAGAATATCAAGAATCACAAAATGCAACTGCAACAAATTAA
- the nuoE gene encoding NADH-quinone oxidoreductase subunit NuoE — translation MEKYYEKTLLEELHDIQDTYGYIPEEQIIRIAKKRNMPKSELYGVISFYSMLHVKPRGRYIIRVCDSLSCHLNNSNNLVETIKEYLGINSGETTPDKKFTLEVVECLGHCGEGPVMLVNNKIYTKLTPQQAISILKECI, via the coding sequence ATGGAAAAATATTATGAAAAAACATTATTAGAAGAACTGCATGATATTCAAGATACATATGGTTATATTCCAGAAGAACAAATAATAAGAATTGCTAAAAAAAGGAATATGCCAAAATCAGAATTATATGGAGTAATTTCATTTTATTCTATGCTTCATGTTAAACCTCGAGGAAGATATATTATAAGAGTATGTGATAGTCTATCCTGTCATTTAAATAATTCTAATAATTTAGTAGAAACGATAAAAGAGTATTTAGGAATTAATTCGGGAGAAACTACACCTGATAAAAAGTTCACTTTAGAAGTTGTAGAATGTTTAGGCCATTGTGGTGAAGGACCAGTTATGTTAGTTAATAATAAGATATATACTAAGCTTACTCCTCAACAAGCGATTTCCATTCTAAAAGAATGTATATAA